The DNA segment GGTGGGTGACGGCATTAACGATGCCCCGGCTCTGGCCGCCGCCGATGTTGGGTTTGCCATTGGCACCGGCACTGATGTAGCCATTGAAAGCGCCGCCATTACGCTGATGCGTGGTTCCCTACACGGGGTTCCCGACGCCATCGAAATATCCCGCGCCACGGTAAAAAACATTCACCAGAATCTGTTCGGCGCGTTTATTTATAACAGCCTGGGCATCCCCATTGCCGCCGGCCTGCTGTACCCATTGTGGGGCATTCTGTTAAGTCCGATCATTGCCGGTGCAGCCATGTCGATGTCGTCGGTTACCGTGGTTACCAACGCTAACCGGCTGCGACTGTTCAAAACCAGTCGCAAAGAAGACATCCCCACCAAACAGGAACAGAACCAATGACATTTTTTTTGGTCAACCTCACAGGTTTAGCGCTGATGGCCGCCGTCGTCTGGTGGTTCTGGTTGGCGCCCACTGACACCAAAACGAAGAGGTAACACTGATGAAGCAACATACTCTAGCCATGTTACTGGGCGCTAGCCTGAGCTTTGGCTCGGCCCTGGCAAACGCCGAATCTGAGCACAACATTCACGTCTACAAATCGCCCACCTGTGGCTGCTGCACCGACTGGGTCAAACACCTGGAGGACAACGGTTTTGAGGTGGAAGTCAGCGAAGTCGACAATGTCACGCCGGTGAAAATTGAAGCCGGCCTGACACCGGCCCTGTCCAGTTGCCACACCGCGTTTATCAACGATTACGTGATTGAAGGCCACGTGCCGGCAGGCGACATCAAACGCCTGTTAAGCCAAGCGCCCCAAGCCCGTGGCTTGAGCGTGCCGGGCATGCCTGCAGGTTCACCAGGAATGGAAATGGGCGACCGCAAAGATCCGTACCAAGTGCTGTTATTCAACGCCAACGGCCAGACCCGGGTGTTTGCCGAACACAACTGATTGCCGCACGATTTTGAGTGCGGTTGCGCCGCGCCGGACCAATGCACCCCGATCGAGCTGATTCTGAACAACAATGCCAATCAGCCCTTACAACCGGCACAACGTGTAAAGCACCGCGACATTTTTATATAATTTGGTGATTATTTGCTCTAATATCTGGCTCCTTATTTTATGACTTTGTGAAAAAAATCATCGATAGAGAGCCTCGTTGAATCTGAAAAATCGAATTCTCAGCCTTGCTGCTGGCCTGATGATCGTGGCAAGCATTGCCACATGGACCGCGTATCAGCAGTTGTCAGATAATCTGATCGAACGCTGGGGTAAGCAGGTCGCTGAAATTCAGGTGCATTATGATAGCGCCCGTCTGCTGCAGTCGTTAGAGCGCGAAATAGCCCTGGCGCGGCAAATGGCGCGCTCTCAAGCCCTTCTGGCACTGGCAAGAACCCCTGACGGCCCGTTAATCAAAGCCGCCGCCATTGGTGAAATGGAAAGCTTCCGCAATAATTTTCGCGACCACAGCTATTTTGTCGCCTTTTTAAGCAATGGCCACTATTACTACAACAACACATCCAACGACTATCAGGGCCAGCAATTCCGCTACACTCTGGACCCAAACGAGCCCGATGACGCCTGGTTCTACCGACTGATTGACGAAGGCCGCGACTTCCATCTGAATGTGAATCCCGACACCAACCTGGGTGTAACCAAACTGTGGATTGACGTACTGATGCGCAACAAAGAGAACGTCATCGTGGGTATGGTAGGAACCGGACTGAACCTTGATGACTTTCTGAAGGACATTGTCGATACCGACCAGCAAGGCATCACCACATTGTTTGTGGATATGAACGGCGCCATTCAGCTATACCGCGATCGCAATTACATCGATTTTGCCACCATTATCAAGCCCGAAGGCCAAAAAAGCACCATTGACCTGCTGTTCGACAGCGCCGACGACAAACGCCAAATACTGGATATGCTGACCAGTCTGAAAGACACAAGCCACACCGTCGAAAGCCGTTTTGTGACCGTCAATGGCCGCAAACATTTAGCAGGTGCCGCTTTTTTACCCGCTATAGGGTGGTATGAAGTCACGCTGATTGACCTGAGCACCTTGCTACCCAAAACGCATTTATGGCCCCTGATAGCGGTTTTTAGTGCCAGCTTGCTGATTACTCTGGCAGCGTTTCACCTGGTGGTCCAGTTTCGCATTCTCTCCCCGGTTCTGCG comes from the Marinobacter psychrophilus genome and includes:
- a CDS encoding DUF411 domain-containing protein — translated: MKQHTLAMLLGASLSFGSALANAESEHNIHVYKSPTCGCCTDWVKHLEDNGFEVEVSEVDNVTPVKIEAGLTPALSSCHTAFINDYVIEGHVPAGDIKRLLSQAPQARGLSVPGMPAGSPGMEMGDRKDPYQVLLFNANGQTRVFAEHN
- a CDS encoding diguanylate cyclase domain-containing protein; this translates as MNLKNRILSLAAGLMIVASIATWTAYQQLSDNLIERWGKQVAEIQVHYDSARLLQSLEREIALARQMARSQALLALARTPDGPLIKAAAIGEMESFRNNFRDHSYFVAFLSNGHYYYNNTSNDYQGQQFRYTLDPNEPDDAWFYRLIDEGRDFHLNVNPDTNLGVTKLWIDVLMRNKENVIVGMVGTGLNLDDFLKDIVDTDQQGITTLFVDMNGAIQLYRDRNYIDFATIIKPEGQKSTIDLLFDSADDKRQILDMLTSLKDTSHTVESRFVTVNGRKHLAGAAFLPAIGWYEVTLIDLSTLLPKTHLWPLIAVFSASLLITLAAFHLVVQFRILSPVLRLGAAVNQVRRGNFDLPPLAKPGNEIGLLAADFEEMTRTLKHSRDELEHKIAERTTDLHSLARVDSLTGLCNRRSLDEILDVEIQRASRQNAGFGVMWLDIDNFKAINDSLGHQTGDEVLCQAALWIQCSLRPYDQPGRWGGDEFMVVLSPCDHNVLRFLSERLRQTVERESANGNLPITVSVGAYLCQPGDSAKTILHEADQALYQAKACGRNTVVIANKDHQIPG